The following proteins are encoded in a genomic region of Mahella australiensis 50-1 BON:
- a CDS encoding response regulator transcription factor: protein MYKVMIVDDEPYVREGLKAIIEWERYGFQICYESENGIDAINKVKQERPDLVIADIKMPRMNGLDMIKYCREMLDVHAQYILLTGYGEFEYARQAIRLGVARYLLKPVDEDELIEALADIAREIKRQRKANVINFNKTVYTGSREAICSDDIMDRVEEYIRNHFNEDLNLKNIADRFYVNSVYLGQLFRKHFGLYFKDYLHRLRMEEAKKLLKGTELKVYEIAAAVGYSDPNYFVSKFKKITQYTPLEYREHVL, encoded by the coding sequence ATGTATAAGGTAATGATAGTAGACGATGAACCTTACGTACGCGAAGGTTTAAAAGCTATAATCGAATGGGAACGTTATGGCTTTCAGATATGTTATGAATCGGAAAATGGTATTGATGCCATAAATAAAGTGAAACAGGAGAGGCCGGATCTTGTTATAGCGGATATAAAAATGCCTAGGATGAATGGCTTGGATATGATAAAATACTGTAGAGAAATGCTTGATGTACACGCACAATATATATTGCTCACCGGATATGGTGAATTTGAGTATGCCAGGCAAGCTATACGCCTTGGCGTGGCCAGATACTTGTTAAAACCCGTGGATGAAGATGAGCTGATAGAGGCGCTGGCAGATATAGCACGAGAAATTAAGCGACAACGCAAAGCCAATGTAATTAACTTTAACAAGACAGTTTATACGGGAAGCAGAGAAGCTATATGCTCTGATGATATAATGGATAGAGTGGAAGAATATATAAGAAATCATTTTAATGAGGATTTAAACTTAAAAAACATAGCTGATCGTTTTTATGTTAATTCTGTATATTTAGGGCAGCTATTTAGGAAACACTTCGGCCTTTACTTTAAGGACTATTTACATAGGCTGCGCATGGAAGAAGCTAAAAAACTTTTAAAGGGCACCGAACTTAAAGTATATGAAATAGCTGCTGCAGTAGGATACAGCGATCCAAATTATTTTGTGAGCAAATTTAAAAAGATTACGCAATACACACCATTGGAATATAGGGAGCATGTACTATAA